Proteins from a single region of Vulgatibacter sp.:
- a CDS encoding helix-turn-helix transcriptional regulator, whose translation MLARAPRHPRLRGVVRTLWAADPAADGPPCREAVLPTGAIHLVFRLDGPPLRVFADASGRPTAYGPAVVGGPRTTAYVREAAATRSVGALLEAGAASLLLGLPAGELAEQHVDLEGLWGPAAHHAAERLAAAGDAAERLDRFEMLLAARLREGAALHPAVAMALACFERGADVGSVVRASGLSHRHFLHLFRDAVGLLSKSHCRVRRFQRALGLLHTRPAIETALACGYADQPHFQREFRAIAGLTPGDYLRLAPLQRNHVPLPARVNSFQDG comes from the coding sequence ATGCTCGCCCGCGCGCCCCGCCACCCTCGCCTCCGCGGCGTCGTCCGCACGCTCTGGGCTGCCGATCCCGCAGCGGATGGGCCGCCCTGCCGCGAGGCCGTGCTTCCCACCGGCGCGATCCACCTCGTCTTCCGGCTCGATGGGCCGCCGCTGCGGGTCTTCGCAGATGCGTCTGGCCGGCCCACCGCCTACGGCCCTGCAGTCGTCGGCGGCCCGCGGACCACGGCCTACGTACGCGAGGCCGCCGCCACCCGCTCCGTCGGCGCGCTGCTCGAGGCCGGCGCCGCGTCGCTCCTCCTCGGCCTGCCCGCCGGCGAGCTCGCCGAGCAGCACGTCGATCTCGAGGGGCTCTGGGGTCCGGCGGCACACCACGCCGCGGAACGGCTCGCAGCGGCGGGTGATGCAGCCGAGCGTCTCGATCGCTTCGAGATGCTCCTCGCCGCGCGCCTCCGCGAGGGTGCCGCCCTCCACCCTGCGGTGGCCATGGCCCTGGCGTGCTTCGAGCGCGGCGCCGACGTCGGCTCGGTGGTCCGTGCCAGCGGCCTCAGCCACCGGCATTTCCTTCACCTCTTCCGCGACGCGGTGGGCCTCCTCTCGAAGAGCCACTGCAGGGTGCGCCGCTTCCAGCGGGCCCTGGGCCTGCTTCACACCCGCCCGGCGATCGAGACCGCCCTCGCCTGTGGCTACGCCGATCAGCCCCATTTCCAGCGCGAGTTCCGCGCCATCGCCGGCCTCACCCCCGGCGACTACCTGCGCCTCGCGCCCCTGCAGCGGAACCACGTGCCGCTTCCAGCCCGGGTCAATTCCTTTCAAGACGGCTGA
- a CDS encoding VOC family protein yields MAIHELYPYLRVKNAAEAIRFYAEAFGATEKFRLTEPGGRIGHVELLLGSATLLVSDEFPEFGIRGPGPEGGGLSIHLHVDDADAMIERAVHLGATLLRPATDHFYGERSGAIRDPFGHEWLIGHSIEEVTPEEMQRRYTAMLGGA; encoded by the coding sequence ATGGCGATCCACGAGCTCTACCCCTACCTGCGCGTGAAGAACGCGGCCGAGGCGATCCGCTTCTACGCCGAGGCCTTCGGCGCCACCGAGAAGTTCCGCCTCACCGAGCCCGGCGGCCGCATCGGCCACGTGGAGCTGCTCCTCGGCAGCGCCACCCTGCTGGTCTCCGACGAATTCCCCGAATTCGGGATCCGCGGCCCGGGCCCCGAGGGCGGCGGCCTCTCGATCCACCTCCACGTCGACGACGCCGACGCCATGATCGAGCGGGCGGTGCACCTCGGCGCCACACTCCTCCGGCCCGCCACCGACCACTTCTACGGCGAGCGCTCCGGCGCCATCCGCGATCCCTTCGGCCATGAGTGGCTCATCGGTCATTCGATCGAGGAGGTCACCCCCGAGGAGATGCAGCGCCGCTATACGGCGATGCTCGGGGGCGCGTAG
- a CDS encoding DUF1579 family protein, whose product MSERIDATQSETAPFQPSAAHEALAAMVGQWRGPTKTWLDPSAPPDESITEATVEPLLGCRWIRIDYRGRVLGKLHAGQMIVGFHKDAQEHEIAWLDSFHTGTAMMFSIGKASGDGSVSVLGSYAAGPERWGWRTGLRMDDGRLVLEAWNITPDGQEFPAIETRLARR is encoded by the coding sequence ATGAGCGAACGGATCGACGCGACGCAGTCCGAGACGGCCCCCTTCCAGCCGAGCGCCGCCCACGAGGCGCTGGCGGCGATGGTGGGCCAGTGGCGCGGGCCGACGAAGACCTGGCTCGATCCCTCGGCGCCGCCCGACGAATCGATCACCGAGGCCACCGTCGAGCCGCTCCTCGGCTGCCGCTGGATCCGCATCGACTACCGGGGCCGGGTGCTGGGCAAGCTCCACGCCGGCCAGATGATCGTCGGCTTCCACAAGGACGCGCAGGAGCACGAGATCGCCTGGCTCGACAGCTTCCACACCGGCACGGCGATGATGTTCTCGATCGGCAAGGCCTCCGGCGACGGCAGCGTCTCCGTCCTCGGCAGCTATGCCGCAGGCCCGGAGCGCTGGGGCTGGCGCACCGGCCTGCGCATGGACGACGGCCGCCTCGTCCTCGAGGCCTGGAACATCACCCCCGACGGCCAGGAATTCCCCGCGATCGAGACCCGGCTCGCCCGTCGCTAA
- a CDS encoding VOC family protein, producing MNRSFRVLGLQQIAVGGKDKNALRRLWVDVLGLEPTGTYRSERENVDEEITVLGAGPFRVEVDLMQPIDPEKKPKVDDPPLNHVGLWVDDIHAAVAELEKQGMRFTPGGIRKGAAGYDVCFIHPKGNDQFPLCGEGVLIELVQAPPEVIAAFDAARR from the coding sequence ATGAACCGTTCGTTCCGTGTGCTGGGGCTCCAGCAGATCGCAGTGGGTGGCAAGGACAAGAACGCGCTCCGGCGCCTGTGGGTCGACGTGCTCGGACTCGAGCCGACCGGGACCTACCGGAGCGAGCGCGAGAACGTCGACGAGGAGATCACCGTCCTCGGCGCCGGCCCCTTCCGCGTCGAGGTCGATCTGATGCAGCCGATCGATCCCGAGAAGAAGCCGAAGGTCGACGACCCGCCGCTCAACCACGTCGGCCTCTGGGTGGACGACATCCACGCAGCCGTCGCCGAGCTCGAGAAGCAGGGCATGCGCTTCACCCCCGGCGGCATCCGCAAGGGCGCCGCCGGCTACGACGTCTGCTTCATCCACCCGAAGGGCAACGACCAGTTCCCGCTCTGCGGCGAGGGCGTGCTCATCGAGCTGGTGCAGGCGCCGCCCGAGGTGATCGCCGCCTTCGACGCAGCCCGGCGCTGA
- a CDS encoding DUF3857 domain-containing protein, translating to MNRLVTSALCAILLVGCATAPSPSPSQPAANVYGPAAVAQKAPARDEAPAPVGAYRLRTTLSLEPGGKVRKTVEEEYRVLGASPPQWFSQHEAEFDPTQDERPVLQARVILPDGTLKELDPTTIAETPVETSTGVNYSDRRRLVAPLPTLATGSLVQRSWSRTTTRPVVDFGQAYALPLATALPGQEITVVVEYPAGLHVQVQASGTAIEPRREEVDGKVRLTFVQPHAPAVDFGSPQPPEARRYPEVYVSTAKSWQEVARGYLALARPAMDAAALQPVRAQLQPASSGKRDVVAAALDWMHHHLRYTGLDFSNAGIVPHPVAQTLERGYGDCKDLAAFLVSLLEASGVEARIALVNASSWYDGPEDHAGLARFDHAIVYVPGLELWIDPTLRGMAPGVLADLATNRLALVIDESTTGPIRTPVGEAAANRAVIHTDVSLPETGKGTLRTVRTLTGTALSWTRQRATWRTADQVQREVGAEVQRKHGTDDFTYRHSDPLSARTPFEEILEVRGSNAAIAVDADAVVPLGFEAAIGLLPAALHEETDGPATDVFVGAPAELEIVNRVHVHPLYRLRGGPIEREASVGGVTWKYVVEPKADGAEARLQLRIDVRQVAAADLPEVRRSLQTLLEASNQLDFDNGPMRMLGEGQIAQAAAELRELERREPKNAWVQALLARTALASGLGSEAHRLARAAAKLQPGSAPVLRTLALVLAHDEWARPYHAGMDRKGAIEAIEKARKLEPDGTWSRQLLIELLARNDQGKIAGAGAQIEEALEQIRALRTTGDASEDDLYWALLWNERLDEELVRELEKKDPHHLLLAAKARKEGAAAALAWLDARGGGAREQLLAGAAMELFRAREYPVASELAAKVRDPRFVAMQTLLQRARKREASPLDLDRSLDVLVEAAAIAMEAQARTTPEAIGLGKEARESLARMMASVLERFPGSEEAMVDVVHSITEMREEEIPGVGILAISRTPMTGETYDLLERSGGRLRIHPVQSPADRVAAAWKALADGKAGRAAAWLDVHLRMGDDATLKVREAVIRERLRGEPADVAAAVALATLDVTARAAEVEKALAPAFRALPKAREQAFRIGSAYVDALIELERYDDALAAVAALEEQNVYNESAQALHHRAWVLYKARRAAPLEELGARELERDRNSTAGYVFQAQAAMIRGDVEGWRAAYLAQAEAGVQRESALNNAAWASLHLGVDDEAIRLAEQAIGPRADRPAAVDTLAVLLAEKGEVDRALRALTQLGTMRKDEARPGSSVRYARARIAEALGFREAAVALYRGVEPAEKSIDDLSGLAAKRLQALGAKK from the coding sequence GTGAATCGCCTCGTGACCTCGGCGCTCTGCGCCATCCTGCTGGTGGGCTGCGCCACCGCCCCGTCCCCGTCCCCGTCGCAGCCCGCCGCCAACGTCTACGGTCCCGCGGCCGTCGCGCAGAAGGCCCCGGCCCGAGACGAGGCGCCGGCGCCGGTGGGCGCCTACCGACTCCGCACCACCCTCTCCCTCGAGCCCGGCGGCAAGGTCCGCAAGACGGTCGAGGAGGAGTACCGCGTCCTCGGCGCCTCGCCGCCGCAGTGGTTCAGCCAGCACGAGGCGGAGTTCGATCCCACCCAGGACGAGCGTCCGGTGCTGCAGGCCCGGGTCATCCTTCCCGACGGCACGCTGAAGGAGCTCGATCCCACCACGATCGCCGAGACGCCGGTCGAGACCAGCACCGGCGTCAACTACAGCGACCGCCGCCGGCTGGTGGCGCCGCTGCCGACCCTCGCCACCGGCAGCCTCGTGCAGCGGAGCTGGAGCCGCACCACCACGCGGCCGGTGGTCGACTTCGGCCAGGCCTACGCCTTGCCCCTCGCCACCGCCCTCCCCGGCCAGGAGATCACGGTGGTGGTCGAGTACCCCGCAGGCCTGCACGTGCAGGTGCAGGCGTCGGGCACGGCGATCGAGCCCCGCCGCGAGGAGGTGGACGGCAAGGTCCGCCTCACCTTCGTCCAGCCCCACGCGCCTGCGGTCGACTTCGGTTCGCCGCAGCCGCCGGAGGCGCGCCGCTACCCCGAGGTCTACGTCTCCACGGCGAAGTCCTGGCAGGAGGTGGCCCGCGGTTACCTCGCCCTCGCCAGGCCGGCGATGGACGCAGCGGCGCTCCAGCCCGTGCGCGCGCAGCTGCAGCCCGCTTCGAGCGGCAAGCGGGACGTGGTCGCGGCGGCTCTCGACTGGATGCACCACCACCTGCGCTACACCGGCCTCGACTTCTCCAACGCCGGCATCGTGCCCCACCCGGTGGCGCAGACCCTCGAGCGCGGCTACGGCGACTGCAAGGACCTCGCGGCCTTCCTCGTCAGTCTCCTCGAGGCCTCGGGTGTCGAGGCGCGCATCGCCCTGGTCAACGCCTCGAGCTGGTACGACGGGCCCGAGGATCACGCGGGCCTCGCCCGCTTCGACCACGCCATCGTCTACGTGCCCGGGCTCGAGCTCTGGATCGATCCCACCCTGCGTGGGATGGCCCCCGGCGTCCTCGCCGACCTCGCCACCAATCGGCTCGCCCTCGTCATCGACGAGTCGACCACCGGGCCGATCCGCACGCCGGTGGGCGAGGCCGCCGCCAACCGCGCGGTGATCCACACCGACGTGAGCCTGCCGGAGACCGGCAAGGGCACGCTGCGCACCGTGCGCACGCTCACCGGCACCGCCCTCTCCTGGACCCGGCAGCGCGCCACCTGGCGCACCGCCGATCAGGTGCAGCGCGAGGTCGGCGCAGAGGTGCAGCGCAAACACGGCACCGACGACTTCACCTACCGGCACAGCGATCCCTTGAGCGCGCGTACGCCCTTCGAGGAGATCCTCGAGGTGCGGGGCTCGAACGCCGCCATCGCGGTGGATGCCGACGCGGTGGTGCCGCTCGGCTTCGAGGCGGCCATCGGCCTCCTCCCGGCGGCGCTGCACGAGGAGACCGACGGGCCCGCCACCGACGTCTTCGTCGGCGCGCCGGCGGAGCTGGAGATCGTCAACCGCGTCCACGTCCACCCGCTCTACCGCCTCCGCGGCGGGCCGATCGAGCGCGAGGCGAGCGTCGGCGGCGTCACCTGGAAGTACGTGGTGGAGCCGAAGGCGGACGGCGCCGAGGCGCGCCTGCAGCTCCGCATCGACGTGCGCCAGGTAGCGGCAGCCGATCTGCCCGAGGTGCGGCGCTCGCTGCAGACGCTCCTCGAGGCGAGCAACCAGCTCGACTTCGACAACGGCCCGATGCGCATGCTCGGCGAGGGCCAGATTGCCCAGGCAGCTGCGGAGCTGCGGGAGCTCGAGCGGCGCGAGCCGAAGAACGCCTGGGTCCAGGCCCTGCTCGCCCGCACCGCCCTCGCCTCCGGCCTCGGCAGCGAGGCCCACCGGCTCGCCCGCGCAGCGGCGAAGCTGCAGCCAGGCTCCGCCCCGGTGCTCCGCACCCTGGCGCTGGTCCTCGCCCACGACGAGTGGGCCCGCCCCTACCACGCCGGCATGGATCGCAAGGGCGCCATCGAGGCGATCGAGAAGGCCCGCAAGCTCGAGCCCGACGGGACCTGGTCACGGCAGCTGCTCATCGAGCTGCTCGCCCGCAACGACCAGGGGAAGATCGCCGGCGCCGGCGCGCAGATCGAGGAGGCGCTCGAGCAGATCCGCGCTCTGCGCACCACCGGCGACGCGAGCGAGGACGATCTCTACTGGGCGCTGCTGTGGAACGAGCGGCTCGACGAGGAGCTCGTCCGGGAGCTGGAGAAGAAGGATCCCCACCACCTCCTCCTCGCGGCGAAGGCACGCAAGGAGGGCGCCGCCGCAGCGCTGGCCTGGCTCGACGCGCGCGGCGGCGGGGCCCGCGAGCAGCTCCTCGCCGGCGCGGCGATGGAGCTCTTCCGGGCCCGCGAATACCCCGTGGCCAGCGAACTCGCCGCGAAGGTCCGCGACCCCCGCTTCGTGGCGATGCAGACGCTGCTCCAGCGCGCCCGTAAGCGCGAGGCGTCGCCGCTCGATCTCGATCGCTCCCTCGACGTGCTGGTCGAGGCGGCGGCGATCGCGATGGAGGCGCAGGCGCGCACCACGCCGGAGGCGATCGGCCTGGGCAAGGAAGCCCGCGAGAGCCTCGCGCGGATGATGGCCTCGGTCCTCGAGCGCTTCCCGGGATCCGAGGAGGCGATGGTCGACGTGGTCCACTCGATCACCGAGATGCGGGAGGAGGAGATCCCCGGCGTGGGCATCCTCGCCATCTCCCGCACGCCGATGACCGGCGAGACCTACGACCTGCTCGAGCGCAGCGGCGGCAGGCTGCGCATCCACCCGGTGCAGAGCCCCGCCGATCGGGTCGCTGCTGCGTGGAAGGCATTGGCCGACGGCAAGGCCGGGCGTGCCGCTGCCTGGCTCGACGTCCACCTGCGCATGGGCGACGACGCCACGTTGAAGGTGCGCGAAGCGGTGATCCGGGAGCGGCTTCGTGGAGAGCCCGCGGACGTGGCGGCGGCGGTGGCCCTGGCGACCCTCGACGTGACGGCCCGGGCGGCGGAGGTCGAGAAGGCCCTCGCGCCTGCGTTCCGCGCGCTGCCCAAGGCCCGCGAGCAGGCCTTCCGCATCGGCAGCGCCTACGTCGACGCGCTGATCGAGCTCGAGCGCTACGACGACGCCCTCGCTGCGGTCGCCGCCCTCGAGGAGCAGAACGTCTACAACGAGTCGGCGCAGGCGCTGCACCACCGCGCCTGGGTCCTCTACAAGGCCAGGCGCGCGGCGCCCCTCGAGGAGCTCGGCGCCAGGGAGCTGGAGCGGGACCGGAACAGCACCGCGGGCTACGTCTTCCAGGCGCAGGCGGCGATGATCCGAGGCGACGTGGAGGGTTGGCGCGCCGCCTATCTCGCCCAGGCGGAGGCAGGCGTGCAGCGCGAGTCGGCGCTCAACAACGCCGCGTGGGCGTCGCTCCACCTCGGCGTGGACGACGAGGCGATCCGCCTCGCCGAGCAGGCGATCGGCCCCAGGGCGGATCGGCCCGCGGCAGTCGATACCCTGGCGGTGCTCCTCGCGGAAAAGGGCGAGGTCGACCGCGCGCTGCGCGCCCTCACCCAGCTCGGCACGATGCGAAAGGACGAAGCAAGGCCGGGGAGTTCGGTGCGCTACGCGCGGGCCCGGATCGCCGAGGCCCTCGGCTTCCGCGAGGCGGCGGTGGCGCTCTACCGCGGCGTCGAGCCTGCGGAGAAGTCGATCGACGACCTCAGCGGCCTGGCGGCGAAGCGGCTGCAGGCCCTCGGCGCGAAGAAGTAG
- a CDS encoding OPT family oligopeptide transporter, protein MSAPSSRPQQTPPVTAPAVAPAPALPEDPELRWLATTYRKGERQLTVRAVVTGMILGAVMCLSNLYVVLKTGWSLGVTLTACILAFAIFRGLEATKVVKNEFTILENNAMGSVASAAGFMTGGGNMAAFPALLMLTAVRPSGISMFVWFAVIALLGVFAAIPVKRQLINREQLAFPTGTATAETLRSLHETAHAKAGAGNEKARLLGIAAAIGAALAWFRDAKGAFMPFNIPGSIPLPFEIAGRAAKDWTLTLKSELVLFGAGALMSFRTGWSLLLGGLLTYVFLAPSLVAQGLVGEVTYKAIVGWTLWPGAALLVASGLTSFALDWRSVGRSFAGLSRIFRKKKQEEQNDPMAEVECPDAWFPIGFALLGPVVVVLMWWLFEIPLWAGAIAVPLAVVMGFVAARVTGETDVTPTKALGPVTQLVYGVATPGNLAGNLMSANVTGGIGLHAADLLTDLKSGYLLGANPRQQFYAQLFGCIAGAAVVVPAFALLVPDASALGGEEWPAPSALVWAGVSQAFTNGLDALAPSARKAAFVAGLLGIALALAERFAPRRIKAFVPSASGLGIAMVIPGSNAIAMFLGSFVAELVRRWKPKLAERAIVPVSSGFIAGESLMGIAIALLVVLGVLAA, encoded by the coding sequence ATGAGCGCACCCTCGAGCCGCCCCCAGCAGACTCCACCCGTGACCGCCCCTGCCGTCGCTCCTGCACCGGCGCTCCCGGAGGATCCCGAGCTCCGCTGGCTGGCGACCACCTACCGCAAGGGCGAGCGGCAGCTCACCGTCCGCGCCGTGGTCACCGGGATGATCCTGGGCGCCGTGATGTGCCTCTCCAACCTCTACGTCGTGCTCAAGACCGGCTGGAGCCTCGGGGTCACCCTCACCGCCTGCATCCTCGCCTTCGCGATCTTCCGCGGCCTCGAGGCGACGAAGGTGGTGAAGAACGAGTTCACCATCCTCGAGAACAACGCGATGGGCTCGGTGGCCTCGGCAGCGGGCTTCATGACCGGCGGCGGCAACATGGCGGCCTTCCCGGCGCTGCTCATGCTCACGGCGGTGCGGCCCAGCGGCATCTCGATGTTCGTCTGGTTCGCGGTGATCGCGCTCCTCGGCGTCTTCGCCGCGATCCCGGTGAAGCGGCAGCTGATCAACCGGGAGCAGCTCGCCTTCCCCACCGGCACCGCCACCGCCGAGACCCTGCGCTCGCTCCACGAGACCGCGCACGCGAAGGCGGGCGCCGGCAACGAGAAGGCCCGCCTCCTCGGCATCGCCGCGGCGATCGGCGCGGCCCTCGCCTGGTTCCGGGACGCGAAGGGCGCCTTCATGCCCTTCAACATCCCCGGCTCGATCCCGCTCCCCTTCGAGATCGCCGGCAGGGCGGCGAAGGATTGGACGCTCACGCTCAAGAGCGAGCTCGTCCTCTTCGGCGCCGGCGCGCTGATGAGCTTCCGCACCGGCTGGTCGCTGCTCCTCGGCGGCCTGCTCACCTACGTCTTCCTCGCGCCCTCGCTGGTTGCGCAGGGGCTCGTCGGCGAGGTGACCTACAAGGCGATCGTCGGCTGGACCCTCTGGCCCGGCGCCGCGCTCCTCGTCGCCTCGGGGCTCACCTCCTTCGCCCTCGACTGGCGCAGCGTGGGCCGCTCCTTTGCCGGCCTCTCGCGGATCTTCCGCAAGAAGAAGCAGGAGGAGCAGAACGATCCGATGGCGGAGGTGGAGTGCCCCGACGCCTGGTTCCCCATCGGTTTCGCGCTCCTCGGTCCCGTCGTCGTGGTGCTGATGTGGTGGCTCTTCGAGATCCCGCTCTGGGCCGGCGCCATCGCCGTGCCGCTGGCGGTGGTCATGGGCTTCGTCGCCGCCCGGGTGACGGGGGAGACCGACGTGACGCCGACCAAGGCCCTGGGCCCGGTGACGCAGCTCGTCTACGGCGTCGCCACCCCGGGCAACCTCGCCGGCAACCTGATGAGCGCCAACGTCACCGGCGGCATCGGCCTCCACGCAGCCGACCTCCTCACCGATCTCAAGAGCGGCTACCTCCTCGGCGCGAATCCCCGGCAGCAGTTCTACGCGCAGCTCTTCGGCTGCATCGCCGGCGCCGCCGTGGTGGTCCCCGCCTTCGCCCTGCTCGTTCCCGACGCCTCGGCGCTGGGCGGCGAGGAGTGGCCCGCTCCCTCGGCGCTGGTCTGGGCCGGCGTCTCCCAGGCCTTCACCAACGGCCTCGACGCGCTGGCCCCGTCGGCACGCAAGGCGGCCTTCGTCGCCGGCCTCCTCGGGATCGCGCTGGCGCTGGCGGAGCGCTTCGCGCCCCGGCGGATCAAGGCCTTCGTGCCCTCCGCGTCGGGTCTCGGCATCGCCATGGTGATCCCGGGCAGCAACGCGATCGCGATGTTCCTCGGCTCCTTCGTGGCGGAGCTGGTGCGGCGCTGGAAGCCGAAGCTCGCCGAGCGGGCGATCGTGCCGGTGAGCTCGGGCTTCATCGCCGGCGAGAGCCTGATGGGCATCGCCATCGCGCTGCTCGTGGTCCTCGGCGTACTCGCCGCGTAG
- a CDS encoding rubrerythrin family protein: MKTRTIVGTLLVGSLAVLPAAGAAQPPGAGQDTTSQQQGPAARTETLSNLREAAEGEANAAHRYDLFAQRAADEGYQQVARLFRAAALSERIHLRNHEAVLRSLGEKPGLIELEEVEVKSTRENLRVPIEGEQEEAGATYPSFAAQARNAGLPNAARTFTYAGETERKHLGLFEDALRQLGQNPEVDYLVESESGMVTTQAPGRVASVTGSPSQG; encoded by the coding sequence ATGAAGACCAGAACCATCGTCGGAACGCTCCTCGTGGGCTCACTTGCCGTGCTACCGGCAGCAGGCGCGGCGCAGCCCCCCGGCGCCGGGCAGGACACCACCTCCCAGCAGCAGGGCCCCGCGGCCCGCACCGAGACGCTCTCGAATCTGCGGGAGGCGGCGGAGGGGGAGGCGAACGCCGCCCACCGCTACGATCTCTTCGCCCAGCGCGCCGCAGACGAGGGGTACCAGCAGGTGGCCAGGCTCTTCCGCGCCGCCGCCCTCTCCGAGCGCATCCACCTCCGGAACCACGAGGCGGTGCTGCGCTCGCTGGGGGAGAAGCCGGGCCTGATCGAGCTCGAAGAGGTCGAGGTGAAGAGCACCCGCGAGAACCTCCGGGTGCCGATCGAGGGCGAGCAGGAGGAGGCGGGGGCGACCTATCCCAGCTTCGCGGCGCAGGCCCGCAACGCCGGTCTCCCCAACGCCGCCCGCACCTTCACCTATGCAGGCGAGACGGAGCGCAAGCACCTCGGCCTCTTCGAGGACGCGCTCCGCCAGCTCGGCCAGAACCCCGAGGTCGACTACCTGGTCGAGAGCGAGAGCGGGATGGTCACCACCCAGGCGCCGGGCCGCGTCGCCTCGGTGACCGGCTCGCCGTCGCAGGGCTGA
- a CDS encoding MFS transporter, translating into MQRLYLLLVLLHTLAASLIWGINTLFLLDAGLSNVEAFGANAFFTAGLVLFEVPTGVVADTRGRHTSYLLGTLTLALSTLVYLLMWWLTAPFWAWALASAFLGLGFTFFSGAVQAWLVDALTFTGFFRQGGALESVLAKGEIVEGAAMLCGSVAGGVIAQATNLGVPYVIRAFVLGIALVVVVVAMRDIGFSPSRGKRPLAEVKRVLRGSWEHGLANPPVRWVMLAAPFTDGVTFYAFYAMQPYLLELYGDESAYAVAGIAAAIVAGAQIVGGLLVPHVRRLFRRRTSVLLVGTALGTAMLALIGLLPRFWIAIALLVAWGLTFAALQPVRQAYLNGLISSDQRATVLSFDSLLGSSGAVVIQPLLGRAADVWSYPASYGFGATIQLLALPFLWLARRERAPADPITAPEREAG; encoded by the coding sequence GTGCAGCGCCTCTACCTGCTGCTCGTGCTGCTCCACACGCTGGCGGCCTCGCTGATCTGGGGGATCAACACCCTCTTCCTGCTCGACGCCGGCCTCTCGAACGTGGAGGCCTTCGGCGCCAACGCCTTCTTCACCGCGGGCCTGGTGCTCTTCGAGGTGCCCACCGGCGTGGTCGCAGACACCAGGGGCCGGCACACCTCCTATCTGCTCGGCACGCTGACCCTGGCCCTCTCCACGCTGGTCTACCTGCTGATGTGGTGGCTCACCGCGCCGTTCTGGGCGTGGGCGCTGGCCTCCGCCTTCCTCGGCCTCGGCTTCACCTTCTTCTCCGGTGCGGTGCAGGCCTGGCTCGTCGACGCCCTCACCTTCACCGGCTTCTTCCGGCAGGGCGGCGCCCTGGAGTCGGTCCTGGCGAAGGGGGAGATCGTCGAGGGTGCGGCGATGCTCTGCGGCTCGGTGGCTGGCGGCGTGATCGCGCAGGCGACCAACCTCGGCGTGCCCTACGTGATCCGCGCCTTCGTCCTCGGAATCGCGCTGGTCGTCGTCGTCGTGGCAATGCGCGACATCGGCTTCAGCCCGAGCCGCGGGAAGCGGCCGCTCGCGGAGGTGAAGCGCGTCCTGCGCGGGTCGTGGGAACACGGCCTCGCCAACCCGCCGGTCCGCTGGGTGATGCTGGCGGCGCCCTTCACCGACGGCGTGACCTTCTACGCCTTCTACGCGATGCAGCCCTACCTCCTCGAGCTCTACGGCGACGAGAGCGCGTACGCGGTGGCGGGGATCGCGGCGGCGATCGTCGCCGGCGCGCAGATCGTCGGCGGCCTGCTCGTGCCGCACGTCCGCCGCCTCTTCCGGCGCCGCACCAGCGTGCTCCTCGTCGGCACCGCCCTCGGCACGGCGATGCTGGCGCTGATCGGACTGCTGCCCCGCTTCTGGATCGCGATCGCCCTCCTGGTCGCGTGGGGGCTCACCTTCGCCGCCCTCCAGCCGGTGCGGCAGGCCTATCTGAACGGGCTCATTTCCTCGGATCAGCGCGCCACGGTGCTCTCGTTCGACTCGCTCCTGGGATCGAGCGGCGCGGTGGTGATCCAGCCGCTTCTGGGCAGGGCCGCCGACGTGTGGAGCTACCCGGCCTCCTACGGCTTTGGCGCGACGATCCAGCTCCTCGCCCTGCCCTTCCTCTGGCTGGCGCGGCGCGAACGAGCGCCCGCCGATCCGATCACGGCGCCCGAGCGAGAGGCGGGCTGA